One region of Trichosurus vulpecula isolate mTriVul1 chromosome 1, mTriVul1.pri, whole genome shotgun sequence genomic DNA includes:
- the FAM110B gene encoding protein FAM110B — protein MPTETLQTGSMVKPVSPAVTFTSAVPLRILNKGPDYFRRQAEPNPKRLSAVERLEADKAKYVKSQEVINAKQEPVKPAVFAKPPVCPAAKRALGSPTLKVFNNNAKTESGVQRENLKLEILKNIINSSEGSSTGSGHKHSARNWPPHRSDSAELNRHSFAESLKVYPTQGRSSPQESNSNVSRRLLDHSAESFLHVSHSSSDIRKVTSVKPLKAIPCSSSAPPLPPKPKVAAIATMKSPEIDTVESSCGVSRRPSLQRSKSDLSDRYFRVDADVERFFNYCGLDPEELENLGMENFARANSDIISLNFRSASMISSDCEQSQDSNSDLRNDDSANDRVPYGISAIERNARIIKWLYSIKQARESQKVSHV, from the coding sequence ATGCCTACAGAGACACTACAGACAGGTAGCATGGTGAAACCTGTCAGTCCAGCCGTTACGTTCACATCAGCGGTCCCGCTCCGCATCTTGAACAAAGGACCAGACTATTTTCGCAGGCAAGCAGAGCCTAATCCCAAAAGACTTAGTGCTGTGGAAAGACTAGAAGCTGATAAGGCAAAATACGTCAAGAGCCAAGAGGTCATCAATGCGAAACAGGAGCCTGTGAAGCCAGCTGTGTTCGCAAAGCCACCTGTCTGCCCTGCTGCAAAGCGAGCCTTGGGCAGCCCTACCCTGAAAGTATTTAACAACAATGCAAAGACTGAGAGTGGTGTGCAAAGGGAGAACTTAAAACTTGAGATACTGAAAAACATTATCAATAGTTCTGAAGGCTCCAGCACAGGTTCAGGTCACAAACACAGTGCCAGAAACTGGCCACCCCACAGGTCGGATTCAGCAGAACTAAATCGACACTCGTTTGCAGAATCCCTAAAGGTTTACCCCACCCAGGGCCGCAGCAGCCCCCAGGAGAGCAACTCAAATGTTAGCAGAAGGCTGCTTGACCACTCAGCAGAGTCCTTCCTGCATGTTTCCCATAGCTCATCGGACATTCGGAAAGTGACTAGCGTGAAACCTTTAAAAGCAATACCTTGCAGTAGTTCAGCACCACCGCTGCCCCCCAAACCCAAGGTTGCTGCCATTGCCACAATGAAATCTCCTGAAATCGACACAGTAGAATCCAGTTGTGGTGTCAGCCGGAGACCCTCCCTGCAGCGGTCCAAATCAGACTTAAGTGACAGATACTTTCGTGTGGATGCAGACGTGGAGAGATTCTTTAACTACTGTGGCTTGGATCCCGAAGAGCTTGAAAACCTCGGGATGGAAAACTTTGCAAGGGCTAACTCCGATATAATATCCCTCAACTTTCGCAGTGCAAGCATGATCAGCTCAGACTGTGAACAGTCTCAGGACAGCAACAGCGACCTTAGAAATGATGACAGTGCCAATGACCGCGTGCCATATGGCATTTCCGCAATCGAGAGAAATGCCCGAATCATCAAGTGGTTGTATAGCATCAAGCAAGCAAGAGAGTCACAGAAAGTATCTCATGTGTGA